One Cryobacterium psychrophilum DNA segment encodes these proteins:
- a CDS encoding HAD family hydrolase, whose protein sequence is MSALPAIFFADLDATTIYSKRHLSADPDRYTGMTCVETFREEPQSFMTYRAVRQLGALSRELTFVPTTTRDVTQFNRIRLPGVKTTYAIVANGGRILVDGIEDPAWTRVVQERLAAVAPLNTILEEITRKLQHETWVKTISRPADLFACVNAHAETPAWFVEWADSRAARWRCRISSQGRKTFIVPFGISKESAAAEVVRRTGADVTFASGDSTLDEGLMKFADYAIHPRHGALNVRAPYFDETVRSGITAGEEILTYVSSRLERIVKDRPRAV, encoded by the coding sequence ATGAGCGCACTTCCGGCCATTTTCTTCGCCGATCTGGACGCGACCACGATCTACTCCAAACGCCATCTCAGCGCCGACCCGGACCGGTACACCGGCATGACGTGCGTGGAAACGTTCCGGGAAGAGCCGCAGTCATTCATGACCTACCGTGCGGTCCGTCAGCTTGGTGCGCTGAGCCGAGAACTAACTTTTGTCCCCACAACCACACGGGATGTCACCCAGTTCAATCGGATCCGCCTTCCCGGTGTCAAGACCACGTACGCGATCGTCGCGAATGGGGGGCGAATTCTGGTGGACGGTATAGAGGATCCCGCCTGGACCCGGGTGGTTCAGGAGCGCCTGGCCGCGGTCGCACCCCTGAACACCATCCTCGAAGAAATCACGCGGAAGCTTCAGCATGAGACCTGGGTGAAGACGATCAGCCGACCGGCGGACCTCTTCGCCTGCGTCAACGCGCACGCTGAAACGCCGGCATGGTTCGTTGAGTGGGCCGACAGCCGGGCAGCGCGGTGGCGGTGTCGCATCTCGTCCCAGGGTCGCAAGACCTTCATCGTTCCGTTCGGAATCTCCAAGGAGAGCGCTGCGGCGGAGGTGGTCCGACGTACAGGCGCGGACGTCACTTTTGCGTCGGGCGATTCGACACTCGATGAAGGACTGATGAAGTTCGCGGATTATGCCATCCACCCGAGACACGGGGCGCTTAACGTTCGGGCTCCCTATTTTGATGAAACAGTCCGATCCGGCATCACGGCGGGGGAGGAGATTCTCACCTATGTTTCCTCGCGCCTTGAGCGGATCGTGAAGGACCGGCCTCGGGCCGTTTGA
- a CDS encoding CoA-acylating methylmalonate-semialdehyde dehydrogenase: MVRELTHFIGGQHVAGSSGRFSDVFDPNTGLVQARVPLASTAEIEAAIANAEEAQVVWGSWNPQRRARVLLKFLDLIAKDMDSLARLLSSEHGKTVADARGDIQRGVEVIEFAVGAPHLLKGEYTEGAGTGIDVYSMRQPLGVVAGITPFNFPAMIPLWKMGPALAAGNSFILKPSERDPSVPLRIAELFLEAGLPAGVLNVLNGDKEAVDALLTDERVKAIGFVGSTPIAQYIYQTAAAEGKRAQCFGGAKNHMIVMPDADLDQVADALIGAGYGSAGERCMAISVAVPVGKETGDALAAKLTERVKALTIGHSLDESADYGPLINREAVTRVSAAIHAGINAGAELIADGRGHAVAGYESGFFLGPTLFDHVTTDMELYQEEVFGPVLIITRADTYEDALALASDHKYGNGVSIFTRDGDTARDFSARVQVGMVGVNVPIPVPIAYHTFGGWKKSGFGDLNQHGPDAFRFYTKTKTVTSRWPSGIKEGASFVMPLMHE, from the coding sequence ATGGTTCGCGAATTGACGCATTTCATCGGTGGCCAACATGTAGCCGGATCATCGGGGCGGTTCAGCGACGTTTTCGATCCGAATACCGGACTCGTGCAGGCCAGGGTGCCGCTCGCGAGCACCGCGGAGATCGAGGCGGCCATCGCCAACGCCGAGGAGGCCCAGGTCGTCTGGGGCTCATGGAACCCGCAGCGTCGCGCCCGCGTTCTGTTGAAGTTCCTCGACCTGATCGCCAAAGACATGGATTCCCTCGCCCGACTGCTCTCCTCCGAGCACGGCAAGACCGTTGCCGATGCCAGGGGCGACATCCAGCGCGGCGTCGAGGTGATTGAATTCGCTGTCGGAGCACCGCACTTGCTCAAGGGCGAGTACACCGAGGGGGCCGGCACCGGAATCGACGTCTACTCGATGCGCCAGCCGCTCGGTGTGGTCGCAGGCATCACCCCCTTCAACTTTCCGGCGATGATCCCACTGTGGAAAATGGGCCCGGCGCTCGCCGCAGGCAACTCCTTCATCCTCAAGCCCTCCGAACGTGATCCCTCCGTTCCGTTACGCATCGCCGAACTATTCCTCGAGGCGGGACTGCCCGCCGGCGTGCTCAACGTGCTCAACGGCGACAAAGAGGCAGTGGATGCCCTGCTCACCGACGAGCGGGTCAAGGCCATCGGCTTCGTGGGCTCAACCCCCATCGCCCAATACATCTACCAGACAGCCGCGGCCGAGGGAAAACGAGCCCAGTGCTTCGGCGGTGCCAAGAACCACATGATCGTGATGCCCGACGCCGACCTCGACCAGGTCGCCGACGCCCTCATCGGTGCGGGCTACGGCTCGGCGGGGGAGCGCTGCATGGCGATCTCCGTCGCGGTTCCCGTGGGCAAGGAGACCGGTGACGCACTCGCAGCCAAACTGACCGAACGGGTGAAGGCGCTGACCATCGGCCACTCGCTCGACGAATCGGCCGATTACGGACCACTGATCAACCGCGAGGCCGTGACCCGGGTATCTGCGGCCATCCACGCCGGTATCAACGCGGGGGCCGAGCTGATCGCCGACGGTCGAGGCCATGCGGTTGCCGGGTATGAATCGGGCTTCTTCCTCGGACCGACCCTGTTCGATCACGTCACCACCGACATGGAGCTTTATCAGGAAGAGGTTTTCGGCCCGGTGCTCATCATCACCCGTGCCGATACGTATGAGGATGCCCTGGCCCTGGCCTCCGACCACAAATACGGCAACGGGGTGTCGATCTTCACGCGGGACGGCGACACGGCCCGCGACTTCAGCGCCCGGGTGCAAGTGGGGATGGTGGGCGTCAACGTGCCCATTCCCGTGCCGATCGCGTACCACACCTTCGGCGGCTGGAAGAAGTCAGGATTCGGTGACCTCAACCAGCATGGCCCCGATGCCTTCCGGTTCTACACCAAGACCAAGACGGTCACGTCCCGCTGGCCCTCCGGTATCAAAGAGGGTGCGAGCTTCGTCATGCCGCTGATGCACGAGTGA